The proteins below come from a single Corylus avellana chromosome ca3, CavTom2PMs-1.0 genomic window:
- the LOC132173471 gene encoding uncharacterized protein LOC132173471, which produces MDLMTLLYELMTNIIIFVTRPFWLFKVACLFGMKTVFVIINTSIELVSAAICFLLSLLSGAVILIVALISLPVRILNALQREKQLELYLHDMQIELENLVWDRKEMQEHLQTAIKERKMMDLILAELEEEYDKAIAKTEQLEGEFQNLKNENLWLKEIQVKVGNGQNSSLSDNYGIPYGIPSLKSSGILLQDLMMPRDSWGDESETKTEYLSFLKARSKSSGSIIPPINPEIITRERREVALSQSLFSAVLSLLVGMIVWEAEDPCMPLVVALFTVVGMSLKSVVEYFFTIKNKPASDAVALLSFNCFILGMLTYPAMPRVARMLAPVSLTIMDQMGGWLWSLLSLP; this is translated from the exons ATGGATCTGATGACACTTCTTTATGAATTAATGAccaacataataatttttgtgaCAAGGCCTTTCTGGCTTTTCAAAGTGGCATGCTTGTTTGGCATGAAAACTGTTTTCGTTATTATTAACACTTCGATAGAGTTGGTAAGCGCTGCAATCTGCTTCCTCCTGAGTCTACTCTCCGGAGCCGTAATTTTGATAGTTGCTCTTATATCTCTGCCAGTACGGATTTTGAATGCCTTACAGAGAGAGAAGCAG CTCGAACTATATCTGCATGATATGCAGATAGAGTTGGAGAATCTTGTGTGGGATAGGAAGGAAATGCAAGAACATCTTCAAACAGCCATTAAAGAGCGTAAAATGATGGATTTGATATTAGCAGAGCTTGAAGAGGAATATGACAAGGCCATTGCCAAAACTGAACAATTAGAGGGTGAG TTTCAGAATCTGAAAAATGAGAATCTTTGGCTGAAAGAAATTCAGGTTAAGGTCGGCAATGGCCAAAACAGTAGCCTTTCTGACAACTATGGCATTCCCTATGGGATCCCATCATTGAAATCCAGTGGTATCCTTCTCCAAGACCTGATGATGCCCAGAGACTCTTGGGGCGATGAGAGCGAAACAAAAACAGAGTATCTCAGTTTCTTAAAAGCCAGATCAAAATCTAGTGGGTCTATTATCCCACCAATCAACCCTGAAATCATCACAAGAGAACGCAGGGAGGTTGCACTTTCACAGAGCCTTTTCAGCGCGGTATTATCGCTTTTGGTTGGAATGATTGTCTGGGAAGCTGAAGACCCTTGCATGCCCCTTGTGGTTGCTCTTTTCACAGTAGTTGGCATGTCATTGAAGAGTGTGGTTGAGTACTTCTTCACCATAAAGAACAAACCTGCTTCCGACGCGGTCGCGCTCTTAAGCTTCAACTGCTTTATTCTTGGCATGCTAACCTACCCAGCAATGCCAAGAGTTGCCAGAATGTTGGCTCCTGTGTCTCTGACAATTATGGACCAAATGGGGGGCTGGCTATGGTCTCTGCTTTCCCTCCCTTGA